A region of Flavobacterium album DNA encodes the following proteins:
- a CDS encoding BlaI/MecI/CopY family transcriptional regulator, with protein sequence MQKLTNKEEEIMHILWKLEKAFVKDVLEEIKDDKPHYNTLSTIIRNLEEKNYVDHNAYGNTHQYYPVVTKEDYRKGFMSNAIESYFNNSYKSMISFFAKEEKISAEELREILDMIENKK encoded by the coding sequence ATGCAAAAACTGACAAACAAAGAAGAAGAGATCATGCACATATTATGGAAGCTGGAAAAGGCTTTCGTAAAAGATGTGCTGGAAGAGATAAAGGACGACAAACCCCACTACAACACGCTGTCTACCATTATCCGTAACCTGGAAGAAAAGAATTATGTAGACCACAATGCGTATGGCAATACCCATCAGTACTACCCTGTAGTGACCAAAGAAGATTACCGCAAAGGGTTTATGAGCAATGCTATTGAGAGCTATTTCAATAACTCTTATAAAAGTATGATTTCCTTTTTTGCGAAGGAAGAAAAGATTAGCGCCGAAGAGCTCCGTGAAATACTGGATATGATCGAAAACAAAAAGTGA
- a CDS encoding hydrolase, with the protein MKTFILTASLFLASITAFAQKPGPELLSPSNHALILVDHESQMAFAVSSQPIDQLRNSTALVAGASKIFNVPTVVTTVAEKSFSGPVFREIEEFYPQKTSNYIDRTTMNTWEDVNAHKAITGKGKKKLVFAGLWTGVCIVGPALSAINEGYEVYVITDASGDVSKEAHEMAIARMVQVGVRPMTSLQYLLELQRDWARQETYKAVTDLVKKYGGAYGVGVQYAHEMLKH; encoded by the coding sequence ATGAAAACATTTATTTTAACCGCATCATTATTTTTAGCTTCCATAACTGCATTTGCCCAAAAACCGGGCCCGGAGCTGCTAAGCCCTTCCAACCACGCTCTGATACTGGTGGACCACGAGAGCCAAATGGCATTTGCTGTATCCAGCCAGCCTATAGACCAGCTTCGTAACAGCACTGCCCTGGTAGCAGGCGCATCAAAAATATTCAACGTGCCCACAGTTGTAACAACCGTAGCCGAGAAATCTTTCAGCGGCCCAGTATTCAGGGAGATCGAAGAATTTTATCCGCAAAAAACATCCAACTACATCGACCGTACTACCATGAATACCTGGGAAGATGTAAACGCCCACAAGGCTATTACCGGCAAAGGCAAAAAGAAACTGGTTTTTGCAGGCCTCTGGACGGGCGTTTGTATCGTTGGCCCTGCGTTATCTGCGATCAACGAGGGATATGAAGTATATGTAATTACTGATGCCAGCGGAGACGTATCTAAAGAAGCCCATGAAATGGCGATTGCACGTATGGTGCAGGTGGGTGTAAGGCCGATGACCTCACTACAGTACCTTTTAGAATTACAGCGCGACTGGGCCCGCCAGGAAACCTACAAAGCTGTTACAGATCTTGTTAAGAAATACGGTGGCGCTTATGGAGTAGGGGTACAGTATGCCCACGAAATGCTTAAGCATTAA
- a CDS encoding MFS transporter — protein sequence MEPIKELSRIQILIMAITAGICVANIYYCQPILHEIGNSLGISGDDVGMIAPLSQAGYGLGLLFITPLGDKIERKRLILFLQILLIGALIAMSLSQGTISLYASSLAIGLFAVTAQVILPMAASMVSQNRGKVVGIIFTGILVGILTARVFSGFITEWIGWQYVYRISAGLVALSAVMMQGNFPSVKERFEGSYLRLLSSVLFQLRRFSTLRMAALLGALVFGTLSSFWVTLTFYLSGEPFHYKADTIGLFGLLAAGGALLAPIVGKLSDKSDSPKKVLLVSLSFVLLSIVLLYFFPVSVTVLLLAVLLIDVGVQAIQITNITLIYTLDSSANSRINTVYMTSYFIGGALGALTGITAWKYGGWNMVLLQMGLFIVPAILIALYLKKK from the coding sequence ATGGAACCGATTAAAGAATTATCCAGGATACAAATACTAATTATGGCTATTACAGCCGGAATTTGTGTTGCCAATATTTATTACTGCCAACCCATACTGCATGAAATTGGGAACTCGCTGGGCATATCGGGAGATGATGTGGGCATGATAGCCCCGTTGTCGCAGGCAGGTTATGGCCTTGGCCTGTTATTTATAACCCCGCTGGGAGATAAAATAGAGCGCAAACGCCTTATATTGTTCCTTCAGATATTACTGATAGGCGCATTAATTGCCATGTCGTTGTCGCAGGGCACCATTTCGCTATATGCGTCAAGCCTGGCTATTGGCCTCTTTGCAGTTACCGCACAAGTTATCCTGCCTATGGCCGCAAGCATGGTATCGCAAAACCGGGGTAAGGTAGTCGGTATAATTTTTACAGGCATATTGGTGGGCATACTTACCGCAAGGGTCTTTAGTGGGTTTATTACAGAATGGATCGGCTGGCAATATGTATACAGGATATCGGCAGGACTGGTAGCCCTTAGTGCTGTAATGATGCAGGGCAATTTTCCATCCGTTAAGGAACGTTTTGAAGGTTCGTACCTCCGGTTGCTGTCATCGGTACTCTTTCAGCTTAGGCGGTTCTCAACATTGCGGATGGCAGCCCTCTTAGGTGCATTGGTATTTGGTACATTAAGCTCATTCTGGGTAACGCTTACCTTTTATTTAAGCGGGGAACCTTTTCATTACAAAGCGGATACTATTGGCCTTTTCGGCCTGTTGGCAGCCGGTGGCGCTTTACTGGCCCCTATAGTAGGAAAATTGTCAGACAAGAGTGACAGCCCGAAAAAGGTCTTGCTGGTTTCGCTCAGTTTTGTACTGCTAAGCATAGTATTGCTGTATTTCTTTCCTGTATCTGTTACAGTGCTGCTACTCGCTGTACTGCTTATAGATGTGGGTGTACAGGCTATACAAATAACCAATATAACACTCATTTACACGCTGGACAGCTCGGCCAACAGCCGCATCAATACCGTGTATATGACCTCTTATTTCATAGGCGGGGCGTTGGGAGCGCTTACCGGAATAACGGCCTGGAAATACGGCGGCTGGAATATGGTGTTGCTCCAAATGGGCCTGTTTATAGTGCCTGCCATACTAATAGCGCTGTATTTAAAAAAGAAATAG
- a CDS encoding alpha/beta fold hydrolase, producing MKLINNMGAILLLLTLATSCSDKKTENKMKTTTETAVKARAEYIEAAPNVKLHVTDLGDGKPVVFIHGYPLSDAMWEYQYHPLIKEGYRVIGITLRGFGLSDKPYGKYNYDQFADDIKAVLDALDVTDATIVGHSMGGAIALHYTAKYNNAHVSKLVLLSAAAPVQTKRADFPYPFAAKEDLTNWIGLNNTDRPGLLAAIGAQFALTPEAISPGIGKWMGDIEMQSSPYAMEQALMALRDEDLRGDLPKIKVPTLIVHAKEDKIVAYALAEQMNKGIAGSQLVTFEKSGHAIFIEERDKFNEELIKFIKQ from the coding sequence ATGAAACTAATTAATAATATGGGCGCTATACTACTGCTGCTCACGCTGGCTACATCATGCAGCGATAAAAAAACTGAAAATAAAATGAAAACAACAACAGAAACTGCTGTAAAAGCAAGAGCGGAATATATTGAGGCTGCGCCCAATGTAAAACTGCACGTAACCGATTTGGGCGATGGTAAACCTGTAGTATTTATACATGGTTATCCACTAAGCGATGCCATGTGGGAATACCAGTACCACCCGCTTATTAAGGAAGGTTACAGGGTAATAGGCATTACATTAAGGGGTTTTGGCCTGTCGGACAAGCCTTATGGCAAGTACAATTATGACCAGTTTGCCGATGACATTAAAGCTGTGCTTGATGCGCTGGATGTTACCGATGCCACTATAGTAGGGCATTCTATGGGAGGGGCTATCGCATTGCACTATACTGCCAAATACAATAATGCACACGTTAGCAAACTGGTGTTACTATCGGCAGCAGCGCCGGTGCAAACCAAAAGGGCGGATTTTCCTTATCCTTTTGCAGCAAAAGAGGACCTTACCAACTGGATAGGGCTTAATAATACCGACAGGCCCGGGCTACTGGCAGCTATAGGCGCCCAGTTTGCGCTTACGCCCGAGGCTATTTCTCCCGGAATTGGAAAATGGATGGGGGATATAGAAATGCAGTCGTCTCCCTACGCGATGGAACAGGCATTGATGGCGCTCAGGGATGAAGATCTGAGGGGCGATCTTCCTAAAATAAAAGTACCGACACTTATTGTACATGCCAAAGAAGACAAGATCGTAGCCTACGCCCTTGCCGAGCAAATGAACAAGGGAATAGCAGGATCACAGCTCGTTACCTTTGAAAAAAGCGGACATGCCATTTTTATTGAGGAAAGAGATAAGTTTAATGAGGAATTAATTAAATTTATAAAACAATAA
- a CDS encoding DoxX family protein: protein MKRLFATLLSSDLKSPVYNFGILFFRIAVAAQLIIVHGLKKIGVGVAAPEAVPNPLGLPPALNDIIAIAANTYLPFLIVIGLCTRLAALPAVCVTLTGYFIVHANDPLAVSDVPYMYSVSLLLIIILGGGRYSLDQYISKKIK from the coding sequence GTGAAACGATTATTTGCAACCTTATTATCATCTGACCTGAAAAGTCCGGTATATAATTTCGGGATACTTTTCTTCAGGATAGCTGTGGCAGCGCAGCTCATTATAGTACATGGCCTTAAAAAAATAGGTGTAGGCGTAGCGGCACCGGAGGCCGTGCCCAATCCATTGGGCCTCCCACCAGCGCTGAACGACATTATAGCGATAGCCGCGAATACCTACCTGCCGTTTTTGATTGTCATTGGGCTTTGTACACGCCTCGCTGCCCTGCCTGCCGTGTGTGTAACACTAACCGGATACTTTATAGTTCACGCTAATGATCCGCTTGCAGTGAGCGACGTTCCCTATATGTACAGTGTTTCATTACTGCTCATTATTATTTTGGGGGGAGGCCGCTATTCATTAGACCAATACATAAGTAAAAAAATAAAGTAA
- a CDS encoding adenine phosphoribosyltransferase, protein MTLNQYIRDIQDFPKPGIVFKDITPLLANPKAVKECMALLINNLRERNIDKVVGVESRGFFFATLLAYELGAGFVPVRKPKKLPFETIAASYDLEYGTDTLEIHTDAIKKGERILIHDDVLATGGTAKAVCELVEKLGGEIVQCNFLMELSFLNGREKLAGHEVYAPLVY, encoded by the coding sequence ATGACACTAAACCAGTATATACGTGACATTCAGGATTTTCCGAAGCCGGGAATTGTTTTTAAGGATATAACGCCGCTACTGGCCAACCCTAAAGCTGTAAAAGAGTGTATGGCATTGCTTATCAACAACCTGCGGGAACGGAATATCGATAAAGTAGTAGGGGTGGAGAGCCGCGGGTTCTTTTTTGCTACCTTGCTGGCCTATGAATTAGGAGCCGGTTTCGTGCCGGTGCGCAAGCCGAAAAAACTTCCGTTTGAAACCATCGCAGCATCTTATGACCTTGAGTATGGTACCGACACGCTCGAGATCCACACCGATGCCATTAAAAAGGGCGAGAGGATACTGATACATGATGATGTACTGGCTACTGGCGGTACGGCAAAGGCTGTCTGCGAGCTTGTAGAAAAACTGGGAGGCGAGATAGTGCAGTGCAATTTCCTTATGGAATTGTCATTCCTTAATGGCCGTGAAAAACTGGCGGGGCATGAGGTATATGCGCCTTTGGTATACTAA
- a CDS encoding alginate export family protein: MKRIVILIILVFITGKSAAQHSGFRPLRYDDDLSAIKSDTASGWYEKMKYMGNENFYLSMGGELRLQYIYTVNNKWGDEPDAADGYLLNRNLFHADVHAHRFRAFVQLQSSLSSGLADPSPVDDNSVDLHQAFVDAVLLSLKKEQFTLRAGRQELMYGSQRLVGVREGPNSRIAMDGAKLFFKKDRLQTDLFYTHPVANKIGAFNDVFNDNAKLWGSYTVINTNGLFNNIDLYYLGLYKRVAHYDTASGKEIRHSVGARFWKNKGNWKYDIEGLYQFGSLSNLDISAWTVSSNINYKAEGLLFKPVFGLKTEAISGDTSGTDHKLQTFNPLYPRGAYFGLVALIGPANLFDIHPSVDLELSEKWEFGSDLDVFWRWSANDGIYAPNMQLLYAGNGTAERFIGTQLSADIGYTPNPFLKFTLESSWFNAGSFLKKSGEGKDYFYAAVTGRIRF; the protein is encoded by the coding sequence ATGAAACGCATTGTTATACTTATCATACTGGTGTTTATTACTGGAAAATCTGCTGCTCAACATTCCGGCTTCAGGCCGTTACGGTATGATGATGACCTTAGCGCCATAAAAAGCGACACGGCCTCCGGCTGGTACGAAAAGATGAAATATATGGGCAATGAAAATTTTTATCTTTCAATGGGCGGCGAACTCCGGCTGCAATACATCTATACTGTAAACAACAAGTGGGGTGACGAACCGGATGCGGCCGATGGCTATCTGCTAAATCGAAACCTGTTCCATGCAGATGTTCATGCCCACAGGTTCAGGGCGTTTGTACAGCTGCAAAGCAGCCTTTCATCCGGGTTGGCCGACCCCAGCCCGGTAGATGACAACAGTGTGGATTTACACCAGGCTTTTGTAGATGCAGTGTTGTTAAGCCTGAAAAAAGAACAGTTTACCTTACGTGCAGGAAGGCAGGAACTGATGTACGGATCACAAAGGCTTGTTGGGGTGCGCGAGGGCCCTAACAGCCGTATCGCTATGGATGGGGCGAAACTGTTCTTTAAGAAGGATAGGTTGCAAACCGACCTTTTTTATACGCACCCCGTTGCGAATAAAATAGGCGCATTTAACGATGTGTTTAATGATAACGCTAAGTTATGGGGAAGCTATACGGTAATAAATACCAATGGTTTATTTAATAATATTGATCTGTATTACCTGGGGCTCTATAAGAGGGTGGCACACTATGACACTGCTTCCGGTAAGGAAATAAGGCATTCTGTTGGAGCCAGGTTCTGGAAAAACAAAGGCAATTGGAAATATGACATTGAAGGGCTTTACCAGTTCGGGTCACTTTCAAATCTTGATATATCGGCATGGACAGTATCATCTAACATAAATTATAAGGCGGAGGGGCTGCTGTTTAAGCCTGTGTTCGGGTTAAAAACAGAAGCGATATCAGGCGACACCTCTGGTACAGATCATAAACTGCAGACATTCAATCCGCTGTATCCCCGTGGGGCGTATTTTGGGCTGGTAGCCCTTATTGGCCCGGCCAACCTGTTTGATATCCATCCCTCTGTCGATTTAGAGCTTAGTGAAAAATGGGAATTCGGTTCAGACCTCGATGTTTTTTGGCGATGGAGCGCAAACGACGGCATTTATGCGCCTAACATGCAATTGCTGTACGCTGGTAATGGTACTGCCGAAAGGTTTATTGGTACACAGCTATCCGCAGATATCGGGTACACACCCAACCCGTTTTTAAAATTTACGCTTGAAAGCTCCTGGTTCAATGCAGGGAGTTTCCTTAAAAAGTCTGGTGAAGGAAAAGATTACTTTTATGCTGCTGTTACCGGGCGGATACGATTTTAA
- a CDS encoding phosphoribosylpyrophosphate synthetase: MPASLPVQALLFQMNTQQPAFDTVTEALSWLNSKGFIHDFNLGENCIKYDNDQHDLSPDEFDIAYIFRFEGDTDPGDEDIVYGITSASLGIKGVLTSAFGMYADSLSAEMIKKLTVR, encoded by the coding sequence ATGCCTGCATCACTACCGGTGCAGGCATTACTTTTTCAGATGAATACACAGCAACCCGCATTTGACACTGTTACCGAAGCGCTTTCGTGGCTTAACAGCAAAGGATTTATACATGATTTTAACCTTGGCGAGAATTGTATAAAGTACGACAATGATCAACATGACTTGTCGCCGGATGAATTTGATATTGCTTACATCTTCCGCTTTGAAGGCGACACTGATCCCGGCGATGAAGACATTGTATATGGCATTACATCAGCATCCCTGGGCATCAAAGGAGTGCTTACCAGCGCTTTCGGTATGTATGCCGATTCGCTTTCTGCCGAAATGATCAAAAAGCTAACTGTTCGATAA
- a CDS encoding M56 family metallopeptidase: MENFIIYMVKACGIIAVFFLAYNALLKKETFFNSNRWFLLAGLFTAVALPFIVYTKTIWVEPVPLAQMPVRTIDINQLIQYKQHLEKLPPPEETININWFDIIGGMYFAGVLLFFVRFVLDFLSIRKVLTRNIIIKDGKFRLIDSDKVVSPFSFFHYIVYNSAILRPEELESIIAHEKVHSSQKHSLDMIISQLFCVMFWFNPFVWMYKKSISQNLEFIADAEATRLLADKQAYQKTLLKITVQPDCIAITNHFYQSLIKKRIVMLNKQQSKKWNSWKYTTILPLLAAFMFLFQVKVVAQTKQQAPTKVTTANVKLAVEINKDTKDSELEESKQMLKDEFDADVKYENVTRNLNSEITAIKVTVKDKGQSQVYEVMGNDPISPFTIEVEQTASGRNSITFGTGENDNFIKSRAFRIAADDNFKEFAKDMTGDSSNVQSNRIIRSFAMGRVPDAPFPPAAPEGNWSVNSMKIGDTDMLIVINGVKQKKGQTAIKLPLGQEIAEMNILKGKEAKKKYGKEAKEGAVEITTKGSNNMAFNIGPEVFDFHKMPDMQFDMPMDFDIRIEDFPNIQDFMGIMKDGDNVQVWGDLSEEERKQIQEEMKKARIELKELQPKLQKRLKDKEASDDEMREAKKEIEKAKKEIEESRKEMEESRKEMDKARKEMETARKQLNRKA, from the coding sequence ATGGAAAATTTCATTATCTATATGGTTAAGGCCTGTGGGATAATCGCTGTATTCTTCCTTGCCTACAATGCCTTGTTAAAGAAAGAGACCTTTTTCAACTCCAACAGGTGGTTCCTGCTTGCGGGCCTGTTCACCGCGGTAGCACTCCCCTTTATCGTTTATACCAAAACAATTTGGGTAGAGCCTGTGCCGCTCGCACAAATGCCTGTACGGACGATAGACATTAACCAGCTGATACAATACAAGCAGCATCTGGAAAAACTGCCGCCGCCGGAGGAGACCATCAATATCAACTGGTTTGATATAATCGGCGGGATGTATTTTGCAGGAGTACTGCTATTTTTCGTACGCTTTGTGCTCGACTTCCTTTCGATACGAAAAGTGCTTACCCGCAATATTATTATTAAGGATGGAAAATTCAGGCTTATCGATTCGGATAAGGTAGTGTCGCCATTCTCGTTCTTTCATTATATCGTATACAATTCGGCAATTTTAAGGCCGGAAGAGCTGGAGAGCATCATTGCACATGAAAAAGTGCACAGCAGCCAGAAACATTCGCTGGATATGATTATAAGCCAGCTGTTTTGTGTAATGTTCTGGTTCAACCCTTTTGTATGGATGTATAAAAAATCAATTTCGCAAAACCTGGAATTCATTGCCGATGCCGAAGCTACAAGGCTGCTGGCCGACAAGCAGGCGTATCAAAAGACATTATTAAAAATAACCGTCCAGCCGGACTGTATAGCAATCACCAATCATTTTTATCAATCATTAATCAAAAAGCGAATCGTTATGTTAAACAAGCAACAATCAAAAAAATGGAATTCCTGGAAGTATACCACAATACTTCCGCTCCTGGCAGCATTCATGTTCCTGTTCCAGGTAAAAGTCGTGGCGCAGACAAAACAGCAGGCACCAACAAAAGTAACAACAGCAAATGTGAAGCTGGCCGTTGAAATAAATAAAGACACGAAGGACAGTGAGCTGGAAGAAAGCAAGCAAATGCTTAAGGACGAATTTGATGCCGATGTAAAATATGAAAACGTAACCCGCAACCTGAACAGCGAGATCACGGCCATTAAAGTAACCGTAAAGGACAAAGGGCAGTCGCAGGTATATGAAGTTATGGGAAATGACCCTATAAGCCCTTTTACCATAGAAGTGGAGCAAACCGCTTCCGGACGTAATTCAATCACTTTCGGTACGGGTGAGAATGATAACTTTATAAAGTCACGCGCTTTCCGCATAGCTGCCGATGACAACTTTAAAGAATTTGCAAAAGACATGACAGGGGATTCCTCAAATGTGCAAAGCAACAGGATCATCAGGTCGTTTGCTATGGGCCGTGTGCCGGATGCGCCGTTCCCTCCTGCTGCGCCTGAAGGAAACTGGTCGGTTAACAGCATGAAAATTGGCGACACCGATATGCTTATCGTGATCAACGGCGTAAAGCAGAAAAAAGGCCAGACTGCCATTAAGCTTCCGCTTGGGCAGGAAATTGCAGAGATGAACATTCTTAAAGGCAAAGAGGCTAAAAAGAAATACGGCAAAGAAGCTAAAGAAGGCGCGGTAGAGATCACAACTAAAGGCTCAAACAACATGGCTTTCAACATAGGCCCTGAAGTTTTTGACTTCCATAAGATGCCCGACATGCAATTTGACATGCCGATGGATTTTGACATCAGGATTGAGGATTTCCCAAACATTCAGGATTTTATGGGAATAATGAAAGATGGCGATAATGTGCAGGTATGGGGCGATCTGTCTGAAGAGGAAAGGAAGCAAATACAGGAAGAAATGAAAAAAGCCAGGATAGAGTTAAAGGAACTTCAGCCAAAACTCCAGAAAAGGCTAAAAGATAAAGAAGCGTCTGATGATGAAATGAGGGAAGCTAAAAAAGAGATAGAAAAAGCTAAAAAAGAAATAGAAGAGTCCCGCAAAGAAATGGAAGAGTCCCGCAAGGAAATGGATAAAGCGCGTAAAGAAATGGAAACAGCCAGAAAACAATTGAACAGGAAAGCTTAA
- a CDS encoding amidohydrolase has protein sequence MKIFTKLLFLFLLFPALQAAAQAKASLIVHNAKIHSLDSNNTVVQAMAVADGKIIKTGSNAEILKYKNKNTTVIDAKGGTVIPGLFDSHMHIIRGGRFYNTELRWDGVRSLKRALAMLKEQAQRTPQGQWVRVVGGWNAYQFEEKRLPTLQEINEATGNVPTFILHLYGHAYLNKAGIAALKLDANTPNPNGGLIDKDIYGNPTGMLVAEPNAFILYATLSKLPELTTEEKINSTKLFMSEMNRLGVTAVMDAGGGFQNYPDDYGITKKLCEENALTVRMPYYLFAQKAGSELADYNKWISSVEIGEGCDMPSDGTKKFGKMPKVEYHVQGGGENLVMSAADFENFDKPRPELSPAMEGQIKSVLSLLIKNRWPFRIHATYNESITRFLNVIEEINKETPLDGLLWFFDHAETVSVENLQRIKALNGGIAIQHRMAYQGESFIKRYGKAAAANTVPIKKIMDMGIKVGMGTDGTRVASYNPWVGLYWLTSGKTLGGLKYMSEENILDRTTALKLFTQGSAQLINLDGDRGMLKENYLADFTLLSSDYFSVSEEQLLTMESKLTVVNGKVVYADDEYRSFAAPQPKALPEWSPVNYFGGYQKN, from the coding sequence ATGAAAATCTTTACAAAACTACTTTTCCTTTTTCTGCTGTTCCCGGCATTGCAGGCAGCAGCACAGGCAAAAGCTTCGCTCATTGTGCATAATGCCAAAATACACAGCCTCGATAGCAATAATACCGTGGTGCAGGCTATGGCCGTTGCCGATGGAAAAATTATTAAGACAGGCAGCAATGCAGAAATCCTGAAGTACAAAAACAAAAATACTACTGTTATAGATGCTAAGGGCGGCACTGTTATTCCCGGATTGTTTGATTCTCATATGCACATCATTCGCGGGGGGCGCTTTTATAATACCGAACTGCGCTGGGATGGGGTGCGCTCTCTTAAAAGGGCTTTAGCAATGCTTAAAGAGCAGGCACAGCGTACGCCGCAAGGGCAATGGGTGCGTGTAGTGGGGGGGTGGAATGCTTACCAATTTGAAGAAAAAAGGCTGCCGACACTGCAGGAAATTAATGAGGCTACGGGTAATGTACCCACCTTTATCCTGCACCTTTACGGCCATGCTTATCTTAATAAGGCAGGTATTGCTGCCTTGAAGCTGGATGCCAATACCCCGAACCCCAACGGCGGGCTGATAGACAAAGACATATATGGCAATCCTACAGGGATGCTTGTGGCAGAGCCTAATGCTTTTATCCTGTACGCCACACTTTCAAAACTGCCGGAACTCACAACCGAAGAAAAAATAAATTCTACAAAGCTGTTTATGAGCGAAATGAACAGGCTGGGCGTAACTGCCGTAATGGATGCCGGAGGCGGTTTCCAGAACTATCCTGACGATTATGGCATTACTAAAAAGCTATGCGAAGAAAACGCACTGACGGTTCGTATGCCTTACTATCTTTTTGCCCAAAAGGCAGGAAGTGAACTGGCCGATTACAACAAATGGATAAGTTCGGTAGAGATTGGCGAGGGTTGTGACATGCCTTCTGACGGGACTAAAAAATTTGGTAAAATGCCAAAGGTGGAATATCATGTTCAGGGCGGAGGGGAAAACCTGGTAATGAGTGCAGCCGACTTTGAGAATTTTGATAAGCCAAGGCCGGAGCTGAGCCCTGCTATGGAAGGCCAGATAAAATCGGTTTTATCCTTGCTTATAAAAAACAGATGGCCCTTTAGGATCCATGCCACATATAACGAAAGCATTACCCGTTTTCTTAATGTAATAGAAGAAATTAATAAAGAAACGCCGCTTGATGGCCTGCTGTGGTTCTTTGATCATGCCGAAACCGTATCAGTCGAGAACCTGCAAAGGATAAAAGCGCTGAACGGTGGTATTGCCATTCAGCACAGGATGGCTTATCAGGGGGAAAGCTTTATCAAGCGTTACGGCAAAGCTGCTGCCGCTAATACGGTGCCTATTAAAAAAATAATGGACATGGGCATTAAAGTGGGAATGGGCACCGATGGCACAAGGGTAGCGAGCTACAACCCGTGGGTGGGCTTGTACTGGCTTACTTCGGGAAAGACCCTTGGCGGGTTAAAATACATGAGCGAAGAAAACATACTGGACAGGACTACAGCGCTTAAGTTATTTACGCAGGGGAGCGCACAGTTAATCAACCTGGATGGAGACAGAGGCATGCTTAAGGAAAATTACCTGGCAGATTTTACACTACTGTCAAGCGATTATTTCTCGGTTTCAGAAGAGCAGCTACTCACCATGGAGTCAAAGCTTACGGTTGTAAACGGAAAAGTAGTATATGCTGATGACGAGTACCGTTCTTTTGCCGCTCCACAACCAAAAGCACTACCTGAATGGAGCCCTGTAAATTATTTTGGGGGATATCAAAAAAATTAA